A stretch of DNA from Streptomyces sp. NBC_01197:
CCCGGGCGACACCGGATTCTGTCCACGACACCGTCGTACGGGATCTGCGCGGCGGGGCCACCATCCTGCTCCATGACTCCGACTGCACATCCGCCACCGGATCCTGGCGCAACACCCTCGGCGCGCTGCCCCGCATCCTCGACAGCTGCCGGGAAAGCGGCCTGAGGGTCGGACCACTCCGTGACCACACCCGCACGGGACCGGTGGAGCGAGGAGCACCCGCAGGTCCTTTCTACAGGCCGTAGTACCTTGAAGGCTCCGTGCACTCCGTAACGCCGTCGCCGGCCGGGGCCGACGACCAGGTGCGGTGTCGGGTCGCGGAGTGCCGACGACGGACGACAAGCGGTGGTGAACAGCGGTGGGAAGCGTGAGCGAGCAGGGCGGTGCGGCGGCAGGCCGGCGTGCGCCCGGCGAGCTGGAGAGCGAAGTCCTGGCGGCCCTGTGGGCGGCCGGCCGGCCGGTGGGGGCGACCACGGTACGCGAGCAGGTGGCCGGTGACCCCGCTTACACGACCGTCCTGACGATCCTGACCAGGTTGCACGACAAACGCCTGGTGACCCGCGAGCGAGCCGGCCGCAGCTATCTGTACTCACCGGTCCAGGACAAGGCCGGCCACACCGCGGCGGGAATGCGCGATCTGCTGGATCGCGGTGGAGACCGGGCCGCCGTCCTCGCCCGGTTCGTCTCCCAGCTGCCGGCCGAGGACGAGCAACTGCTGGAACAGCTGCTGCACGGACCCGCGGAGGACTAGACGGTGTTGATCAGCCTGTGTACACCGCTGCTGGTCAGCCTGATTTTCACGCTGAGCGCACCGTGGGCAGCCCGGAGACTGCCGCCCCGGACGGCTGCCTGGACGCTCGCGTCGGCCGCCGTGACAGCCGCCGGCGCGTGGCTGACCGTACTGGCGATGGCCGGTTTCACCCTGGTCGGCCAGGACCCGGAGGTGGCCGAGGAAGGTCGCTGGTCTCCTCACCTGCTCGCCATTGACACTCCCATCGACCGGCCGGTCGCCGCCGCTTGCACCCTGGGCGTACTCGTATGTGCGGTCACCGTGACCGTGACCACCTGGCGCCGGGTGCGGGTGCTCGTCGACACTCGGCGCGACTGCCGGGACCTGCCCGCCACCGGGGACCTGGCCGTGCTCGACGACCCCGTTCCCACGGCCTTCGCCCTGCCCGGAGCCCCCGGCCGGGTCGTGGTCTCCTCCGGGATGCTGCGAGCACTCACTCCCGATGAACGGCGCGCGCTGCTGGCCCACGAACGCGCCCATCTCCACCGCCGCCACCACCTGTTCCTGCTCGTCCTCCAACTCGCGGCAGCGGTCAACCCGCTCCTGCGCCCCCTCGCCCGAGCGGGCGCGTTCGCACTGGAACGCTGGGCCGACGAAGAGGCAGGCAGCGTCGTGGCCGACCGCGGACTCGTCGCCCGCGCCGTCGCGCGGGCGGCGCTCGCCACCAAGCGCACCGCGCAACCAGCACTCGCAGCCACCGGCGGACCGGTGCCCCAACGCGTACGCGCCCTGCTCGCCGCGCCTACACCCTTCCGTCGTGGCCTGGCCATGGTGTTCCCGGCCTTGATGGTGTTGTGCTGCGCCAGCCTTGCCCTGGCCGCCCACGACATGGACCAGTTGTTCGACGGCGCTACGACCTCCCACATCACCACGCAGGCCCGCTGACCCGGCAGCGCCATACGTCACCGGTAGCCGGGGGCGTATCGGCTTTCGGACCGTGCCTCCCAGGACCTGCTCGGCTGGTCGCCCACTCACCCCACCCTGCCCGACGACCTGAGGCACGGCGACTGCTTCGCCGTGCCGCCCTCCTGACCGCTGGGGGCTCAGCGCACGGGGAAGCCGTAGGTGCGGCCTTGCTCCTTGAGCCGGGGGAGGAGTTGGCGCAGGGCCTGGATGGTCTGGGCGCGGTCGCCGCCGGCGTCGTGGAAGAGGAGCGTCGGCCCGTTGGGCAGTTCCTTCTCGACGGTGGCGATGATGGTGTCGGCGCCCGGGCGTTCGAAGTCCTTGCTGTCGACGTTCCAGCCGAGAGGGCGCATGCCGTGGGAGGCGGCGAGTCTGCGGCTGTAGGGGGTGAAGGCTCCGCCGGGTGCTCGGTAGTACATGGGCCGTACGCCGCCGGAGGCTTTGGTGATCATGCGTTCGGCGTCGAGGATCTCGTGTGACTGGTAGGTCTGGGAGGCTTTGTCCATGGCGGTGTTGTGCGACACCGTGTGGTCGCACAGCCGGTGTCCGGCTGCGACCACCTTCTTCACGAGGTCCGGGTGGGCCTGGGCCTCCGGCCCGATCATGCAGAAGGTGGCCTTCACCCCGTACTCCTGCAGCAGGTCGAGTACTTGGGGGGTCCAGGTGGGGTCGGGGCCGTCGTCGATGGTGATGTTGACGCCGTGCGTCCCCTTGTCCGAGGCGTGCGCGATGGTCACCGCGACCTGCTTTACGGCGCTCCCCGGCATGGCGGGCGCGGCCGCCTCGGGCGACGAATCGTGCGCGGAGCGGGCCTGTGCGGTCCACGCGGACGCGCCGACGGCGAGCATCGTCACCCCGAGTCCCGCTCCGAGCACCTTGCCGTACCAGCCCCGCCCGCTGTGCCGTGCCATGTCCGCCCCATATCTCGCAGTCCCACGCCGATCCCGGTCACCTCGCGACCACTTGACAGGACGACGAAAGCGGGCCGGCGGATGCCTTTGTTACCGATCACGGACAATTCCGGGGGAGTTCGCGGACAACTCCCGCGAGCGGCGCCCGGAACCGTACCGGCGAGGCCCGCTGAGCCGCCGCAGGTCAACCGTGCTGCGGCCCCGCGTACTTGGTCCGAGAGGTCTGCCATACTTCGGGCTTCCGAGGCAGTGGCAGCTTCCTGAGGCAGTGGCGGAACAGGGCCGGACGTGAACCAGAGCGGACCGTACATACATCAGCGCATCCCGACCGAGCGCTCCCAGCTCCGTCGCACGGACCTCATCGCCACCGGGCGGAGACTGTTCGCCGACACGTCGTACGACGCGCTGTCGATGGACGACATCGCCCGGCACGCGGGGGTCGCGAAAGGGCTCATCTACTACTACTTCAAGAGCAAACGAGGCTACTACCTCGCCGTTGTCGAGGAGTCGGTGGCCGAGCTGGTCGCCCGCGCGGCCAGCGACACCGGGCTGCCCCGGGCCGAGCGCGTGCACCGCACCGTCGAGGGCTATCTGCTCTACGCCCAGCACAACAGGGCGGCCTTCCGGACCATCGTGACCGGTGGCGTCGGCTTCGACACCCAGGTGCAGGCGCTGCGTGGCGCGGTCCGCGAGGAACTCATCGCCACCATCGCTGATGGCGCCTACGGGCGCCGGGAGATCCCGCTCCTGGCCAGGATCGCGCTGCTGGGCTGGCTGAGCGCCGTGGAGGGCATTACGCTCGACTGGCTCGGTCACCAGGAGCTCGACCGCGCGGAGATCCGGGAGCTGCTGGTCCGTATGTTGCGCAACACCCTCGACACCATCGGCGAGTTCGTCGCCGAGTGCCCGTCGCCGCCGCCCCCGGAGTGAGACCGGGGGCGGCTCGGGGGTGGAAGGCCGGCCGGCCTTCCACCCCCCTGAATACGGGATGTGTGGCGACGGCTCCTAGCTGACGGCGTGGATCAGCTCGCCGTTGGAGGTGTCGCCGCTGAGCTCCCAGAGGAAGGTGCCGCCGAGGCCCTGCTGGTTCTTGTAGGCCATCTTCCCCGCGATGGTGGCCGGGGTGTCGTAACTCCACCAGTTCGAGCCGCACTTGGCGTACGCGGTCCCGGCGACGGTCCCGGTGGCCGGGCAGCTGGTCTTGAGGACCTTGTAGTCCTCGATCCCCTGCTCGTACGTGCCGGGGGCCGGGCCGGTCGCGGTGCCGCCCGGGGCGTCCTGGGTCACGCCGGTCCAGCCGCGGCCGTAGAAGCCGATACCCAGCAGCAGCTTGTTCGCGGGCACGCCCAGGCCCTTGAGCTTGGTGATCGTGGCGTCGGTGTTGAAGCCCGCCTTCGGGATGCCGCTGTAGGAGGTGAGCGGCGAGTGCGGGGCGGTCGGCCCCTGTGCGTCCCAGGCGCCGAAGTAGTCGTACGTCATCGGGTTGTACCAGTCCACGTACTGCGCGGCGCCCGCGTAGTCGGCGGAGTCCATCTTGCCGCCGTCCGATGCGTCAGCCGTGATCGCCGCGGTGACCAGCGACGACGAGCCGAACTTGGCGCGCAGCGCGGCCAGTACGTTCTTGAAGGCCTCCGCTCCGCTGGTGTCGCAGGAGAGGCCGCAGTTGTTGGGGTACTCCCAGTCGATGTCGATGCCGTCGAAGACATCCGCCCACCGCGAGTCCTTGACCAGGTCGTAGCAGGACTGGGCGAAGGCGGCCGGGTCCTTCGCGGCCTCGCCGAAGCCACCGGACCAGGTCCAGCCGCCGAAGGACCAGAGGATCTTGAGACCTGGGTGCAGCTTCTTCAGCTCACGCAGCTGGTTGATGTTGCCCGCCACCGGCTGGTCCCAGGTGTCGGCGGTGCCGTCCACGCTGGAGGACGCGTCGTACGTCTTCTGGTAGTCGGCGTAGGCGTCCCCGATGGCGCACTTGCCGCCGGTGACGTTGCCGAACGCGTAGTTGATGTGGGTGAGTCTGTCCGCCGAGCCCGAGGTCTGGATGTTCTTGACCTGGTAGTTGCGCTGGTAGACATCCCAGTCCGCGTAGTACCCGACGACCTTGCTGCCTGCGGCGGTTGTGGTGGCCGCCGCGGTGCCCGCGGCCTTCCCGGTGGCCGCCGCGGCGTGGTGCTCGCCGGCGGACGCCGTGCCGGCGCCGGCGAGCAGGGTGACGCCGAGGGCTGCCGTACAGGCGGCGGCGAGCAAGGCCCGGAACCGGGCCCGTGGGTGGAATCGTCCGAACATGCTGTCTCCTTGTGGGGGAGGGGACGGGAGGTGGGGGGAGCTGCCCGGCACATGCGTTTTGGCATGAACGCGGAAAGCCAATAGCGGGAAGATAGAAGGACTAGACCAGTGCGGTCAATGGTTCGGACCAACCTCGCCCCGTGACGGAAGTCCGCCGATCGGGCATACTCAAGCCGCCACAGCCTCTGGTCAGCCTCTTCCGCGATCCGGGAGGGCAGCATCGGCTGAAGGCGAGACCCGGCGGCGTTGCCTCACCCTGGCCACGCGTACGCCGCAGCGCCCGACAGGGAGGAGAGTGTCGCCATGACCGACCGCGCCCCGCAGTTGGTGGACCGCCAGTTGCCCACCGAGGAGTCCCGGGACCTGCTCGCGCTGGTGCGCGACATCGTCCAGCGGGAGATCGTGCCCGGTGCGGCCGCCGAGGAGGAAGCCGGCCGGTTCCCCCGCGAGGTATTCACCCTGCTCTCCGGTGCCGGACTGCTCGGCCTCCCCTACGACTCCGCGTACGGCGGCGGCGACCAGCCGTACGAGGTCTACCTCCAGATCCTCGAAGAGCTGGCGGCGGCGCGGCTCACCGTCGGCCTCGGCGTCAGCGTCCACTCGCTCGCCTGCCACGCCCTCGCCGGGTACGGCAGCAAGGAGCAACGGGCCGCGCAGTTGCCCGAGATGCTCGGAGGCGGACTGCTCGGGGCGTACTGCCTCTCCGAACCCGCGTCGGGCTCCGACGCCGCTTCGCTGCGCACGAAGGCCGTGCGGGACGGCGACGACTGGGTCATCACCGGGACCAAGGCGTGGATCACGCACGGCGGCCTCGCCGATTTCTATACGGTGCTCGCGCGCACCGGCGGCGAAGGGGCGCGCGGGATCTCGGCGTTCCTGGTGCCGGGCGACGCCGCGGGGCTGACCGCCGCCGCCCCCGAGAAGAAGATGGGGATGAAGGGCTCGCCCACCGCCCAGCTGCACTTCGACGGCGTACGGGTGCCCGGCGAGCGGCTGATCGGGGACGAGGGCCAGGGCTTCGCCATCGCGCTCTCCGCGCTCGACTCCGGGCGGCTGGGGATCGCCGCCTGCGCCATCGGCGTCGCCCAGGCAGCGCTGGACGAGGCGGTGCGGTACGCCACGGAGCGGCAGCAGTTCGGCCACCCCATCGCGGACTTCCAGGGGCTGCGCTTCATGCTCGCAGACATGGCCACCCAGATCGAGGCGGGCCGGTCCCTCTATCTCACCGCCGCCCGGCTGCGGGACGCCGGGCGGCCCTTCTCGCGGCAGGCCGCCATGGCCAAACTCTTCTGCACGGACGCGGCGATGCGGGCCACCACCGACGCGGTCCAGGTGCTCGGCGGCTACGGCTACACCGCGGACTTCCCGGTCGAGCGGTTCATGCGGGAGGCCAAGGTGCTGCAGATCGTCGAGGGCACCAATCAGATCCAGCGGATGGTCATCGCCCGCCACCTCGCGGGTCCGGAGTCGCGCTGAACCGACCCGGCCGGCCTGTCGTCGCGGTCAGGAGTGCCCACTCCTGGTCGCGCCGGCCCGGCAGAGTCCGGCCCGCCCTCCCCCACTGGCGGACCAGGGCCTGGTAGATCGGCGCCTCCGTGCTCTGCGGAAGCGATTCCTCAGGGGCGGGCGGGGGGAGCCGGTGCAGTCCGGTCCCGGTCCCGTAATGCAGAACGGTCATGCCCGGTCAACGCGGGGCGGCGGCGCACGGTCACCGCAGCGCGCCGTCGGGCGTCTGTTCGCGCGGTCAAGGCCGGTTCGCGCCACCGCCCGTCCGGGGTGCGGTCTGATCCCGCGCCCGGGTCTGGCCGTCCGTGCCGTTTCTGACGTACCGTCATCTTCTCTGTCAGCAGGAGGATGCCGTGGCCGACGACCGTCCCATCGCGCTCGACGAATACCCCGTCCATCAGGTGCCGCTGTCGATGAAGCACGTCGCGACGGGCGACCGAAATGCCTATGACCGCTGCATCTTCCATGTCTTCGACCACCGGGGCAGAGCACTGCTCGTGGTGGGACTCGGCGTCTACCCCAACGCGGGTGTGATCGACGCGTACGCGACCCTGCGCACCGGCGACCGGCTGCACGCCGTACGCGCGTCCGACGCCCTCACGGACGACCGGATGAACCTCTCCGTCGGCCCGCTGCGCATCACCGTCGACGTCCCGCTCCAGCGGCTGACGCTGCACTGCGCGGCCGACCACGCCGACCCGGACTCGCTCTCGTACGACATCGAGTGGACCGCGGACTTCCCGGCCGTCTGGGAACCGCACCATGTGCAGCGGCGTGGCGAGCGGCTGATGCTCGAAGGCCGCCGCTTCGTGCAGGCGGGCAGCTGCTCCGGGATCATCCGCGCGGGCGGCGCCGAGATACGGGTCGGAGCGGGGGAGTGGACCGGCACCCGCGACCGGAGCTGGGGGGTGCGGCCCATCCCCGGCGAGGAGGGCGGGCGCGCCGAGGCCGAGTACCGGCCCGAAGGGTTCCACTGGCTCTGGATCCCGGTCCGCTTCGACGACCGTTTCGTCCTGGTCATCGCCCAGGAGGACGCCGACGGCTACCGGACGCTGAACGAGGCGCTGCTGGTGGGCGAAGAGGGTCACGACGTCCAGCTCGGCTGGCCGCGTACGGAGATCGGCTACCGGCCCGGCACCCGCCATCCCGAACGGGCCGTGATCCACCTCACCGGCCCGGACGGGCGGCCGATGGAGCTGACCGCCGAAACGCTCTGCTCGTCGCCACTGGCGCTCGGCGCGGGCTACCCGCCGGCCACCGACTGGCAGCACGGCACCTGGCAGGGGCGTGGCTGGACCGACCGGCGCAGCTACGACATGAGCGACCCGGCGGCCCACCCGGCCGCCGCCTACGGCGTCACCGACCACGCCGCCCGCTTCACCCTCGACGGCCGGGTCGGGCACGGCATCTTCGAGCACGGCAGCTTCGGCCGCCACGACCCCAGCGGATTCACCGGATACGCATCGGTCGCGCCCTGAACGGACGGCCAACGGCCCTGCGGCCCAGGGCAGTACGCCGTCCGCACCCCCTTCCCGAGCGAGGAGCACCGCCATGACCACGGCACCACGCCCCCGCACCACCACCCGAGACCCACAGGAACTGGGCCGCAGAATCGCCGCCTGGCTCGGCACCCGGCTGCCGGGCGCCCGTGTCGGCGACCTCACGACCCCCGCGTCGAACGGCATGTCCAGCGAGACCCTGCTCTTCGGCATCGACGGCCCCGCCGTCCCAGTGGCCTCCTGCGCCCTGCGGCTGGCCGCCGACCCCGCCGCGTACACCGTCTTCCCCGCATATGACATGGAGCGTCAGTACCGGGTGATGGGCCTGGTCGCCGCGCACACCGACATCCCGGTACCGCGCGTCCTGTGGCTCGAAACGGATCCGGGGCCGCTGGGCGCGCCGTTCTTCGTGATGGAACAGGCCCACGGCAGGGTCCCGCCCGACGTCATGCCCTATACGTACGAGGGGAATTGGCTGTACTCGGCGACCGACGCCGAACGCGCCGTGCTGGAGGAGGCGACCCTGCGGGTCCTGGCAGGGCTGCACCGGCAGTTCCCCGCCGCCGAGGCGGACTTCCTGCTGCCCGCGGGAGAGGGCGGGCCTACTACGCCTGGGTGGTGGACGGGCTCCCGCCCTCACCGCTGATCGAGAGGGCTTTCGAGCGGCTGGAGGAGCTGTGGCCCGGGGACGAGGGGCCTGCCGTGCTGTGCTGGGGAGACGCCCGGATCGGCAACATCGTGTACGACGGCTTCGAGCCCGCAGCCGTGCTCGACTGGGAGATGGCCGCCTTCGGCCCGTGCGAACTGGACCTCGGCTGGACCCTCTATCTGCACCGCTTCTTCCAGGACCTCACCGAGGGCTCCGGACTGCCGGGCCTGCCCGGCCTGCTGCGCCGGGAGAACGCCGAGCGGCGGTACGCCGAACTCACCGGCCACACACCGCGCGACATGGACTTCCATCTGCTCTACGCGGCTCTGCGGCACGCGATCGTCATGCTGCGCATCGCCTACCGGCAGGTGCACTTCGGCGAGGTCCGGGTCCCCGCGGACCCGGATGCCATGATCCTTCACCGGGCCTCCCTTGAGGCCCTGGTGGGGGGAGCGTACGACTGGTCAGGCGGCTTCGCGCGCCGGCCGGGCGGCCTTGACGGGGCGTGAGCCCGGCCCGCCGACGTGCGAGAACGGCTGCTTGCGCCAGTCGAGTCCCTGAGGGAGCGTCAGCAGCAGTGCGGCGTCCTGCTCCTGGGCCTCCAGGGACTCGTCGGCGGGCTTCGCGTCCGCCGCCGCGCGGCCGGTGCCCGCGCACGCGGTCAGCCCGAACGGATTCCAGGGGCTGGCGCAGAGCGCGTGCTCGGGCAGTACGGTCTCGCCCGCGAGGAGGGCGATCGGCTGTGCGCAGTCCGGGCAGATCACCCGGTACATCTCAAAGGTGTCGTAGGCCGCGAGGCCTGGATCGTTCTCGATGGCCGCGAGCTCCGCGGGCTCGATGGAATCGACGCTCTTCAGCTTGTGCATGGAGATTCTCCCCCTCGGGTGGGCCGACCAGAGAACTGTGGTCTCGACCACAGCAAGCACTTCCCGCCCGGTGTCCGCGGTAATCGCGCGGTCCCCGCGGACACGGCTCCAGGCCTGTGGCCTTCGTCACATGAACGCGTCAGGGGGCCCTTACCGGCCCTCTCCAGCTGTGCCGGAGAGGGCCGGGGCCATAGGTTGATCCGTATGGAGGAGCTGGATCGCCGCATCGTGGAATTGCTCGTCAAGGACGGGCGGATGAGCTACACCGACCTGGGCAAGGCCACCGGCCTGTCCACATCGGCGGTGCATCAGCGCGTACGCCGTCTCGAACAGCGCGGAGTCATCCGCGGTTACGCCGCGGTGGTCGACCCGGAGGCCGTCGGGCTCCCGCTCACCGCGTTCATCTCGGTGAAGCCCTTCGACCCGAGCGCCCCGGACGACATCGCCGAGCGGCTCGCCGGGGTCCCCGAGATCGAGGCCTGCCACAGCGTGGCGGGCGACGAGAACTACATCCTCAAGGTGCGCGTCCCGACACCGCTCGCCCTGGAGAACCTGCTGACCAGGATCCGCTCACTGGCCGGCGTCTCCACCCGTACCACCGTCGTGCTCTCCACCCCGTACGAGGCGCGGCCCCCGGAGATCTGAGCGGCCCTCGCCCGCGCAGGGGCCCCCTGCGCTGACCGGCGCTCCGCAGGCGGGAGACTGTTCTCCATGACCGAGAGCACCGCCACCCAGGCCGACCACCGCACCGTACTGCTGCGCGGTGGGGACATCCACAGCCCCGCCGATCCCTTCGCCACCGCGATGGTCGTGGAACGCGGGCACGTCGCCTGGGTGGGCTCCGAAGGGGCGGCCGACGCCTTCGCCAAGGGCGTCGACGAGACCGTCGACCTCGAAGGGGCCCTGGTGACCCCGGCGTTCACCGACGCACACGTCCACACGACCTCGACGGGGCTGGCCCTCACCGGCCTCGACCTGTCGGCCGCGCGGACCGCGCAGGAGGCCCTCCGCCTCGTCCGGGAGCACGCGGCTGACCGCCCCGGCGACCGGGTGCTGCTCGGCCACGGCTGGGACGCGTCCGGCTGGCCGGACGGGCAGCCGCTGTCCCGCACCGCGCTCGACGAGGCGGCCGGCGGCCGGCCGGTCTATCTGCCGCGGGTCGACGTCCACTCGGCCGTGGTCTCCACCGCCCTGCTCGATCTGGTCCCGCGGGTCACCTCGCTGCCCGGCTACCGGGCGGACGCCCCGCTCACCGGCGCGGCGCACCACGCCGTGCGTGCGGCGGCCCACGCGCAGATCACCCCGGAGCAGCGCACCGAGGCGCAGCGCGCCGCCCGCGAGCGGGCGGCCTCGCTCGGTATCGGCTCGCTCCACGAGTGCGGCGGGCCCGACATCTCCGACGAGGACGACTTCACCGGCCTGCTCAGCCTCGCCGGGCAGGAGAAGGGGCCGCGCGTCTTCGGCTACTGGGCCGAGCGCGTCGCCGACGGCAAGGACGCCGCGCGCATCAGGGAGCTGGGCGCGATCGGCGCGGCCGGTGACCTCTTCGTCGACGGTTCGCTCGGGTCGCACACCGCATGTCTGCACAAGCCGTACGCCGACGCGGCGCACACCGGCACCGCGCACCTGGACGCCGCCGACATCGCCGCCCATGTCACCGCGTGCACCGAGGCCGGGCTCCAGGCGGGCTTCCACGCCATCGGGGACGCCGCGCTCAGCGCGGTCGTCGACGGGGTGCGGGCCGCCGCGGAGAAGCTCGGCCTGGCCCGGATCCGCGCCGCCCGGCACCGCGTCGAGCACGCCGAGATGCTCACCCCCGAAACCGTCGCCGCCTTCGCCGAGCTGGGCCTCACCGCCTCCGTACAGCCCGCCTTCGACGCGGCGTGGGGCGGCGCCGACGGGATGTACGCCCAGCGGCTCGGCACCGAGCGGGCCGGCACCCTCAACCCGTACGCGTCCCTGCTGCGGGCCGGGGTGCCGCTCGCCTTCGGCTCCGACAGCCCGGTCACGCCGCTCGACCCCTGGGGGAACGTGCGGGCCGCGGCCTTCCACCGGACCGACGGACACCGGATCTCCGTACGCGCCGCGTTCGCCGCCCACACCCGCGGCGGCTGGCGCTCCATCGGCCGGGACGACACCGGAGTCCTCGTGCCCGGCGCCCCGGCCGACTACGCGGTCTGGCGCACCGCCGACCTGGTGGTACAGGCCCCCGACGACCGGGTCGCGCGCTGGTCGACCGACCCGCGCTCCGGCACCCCGGGACTGCCGGACCTCACCCCGGGCGCCGAACTCCCGGTCTGCCTGCGGACGGTGGTCTTCGGACAAACTGTCTTCGTGCGGCCGAACGAGTGACTTCACGGGATTCCGTGCGGCCGATCGATGCCGGAAAGTCTTCCCCACCACCTGCGGCTCTCCCGTACTGACCTGGTCATTCATCAGAACACCGCAGGTCGGGCGAGTATTGACAGGAAGCGGCCACCGGCGGGTAGGTTCGGCCGAGTCCACCACAGGACGTCCGACCGGCAAACCTCCACGCAGTCGTCGAACGCCGCTGGGTCATGGGGCGGCACACCGGAAGGCGTGCCACCACTGGGAGCCAGGTTCAGCGCCCGCGCCTCGGGGGCGAGGGAGGTTTCAGCCGGAAGGGGGTCCGCCCTGCTCCTCAGGAGTTCGTGGGCAGGTGCGACCCGGGTGGGGCCCGGACGTTCAGTAGACAACGGCTCTCGGTCGACCCGCAGCCAGCGGGCCCCAGGTCGGCCCGAAGGACGCCGGGCCCCGATCCGAAGTTCCCCTCTTCGGGAGTCGGGCCCACCGACGCGGCTGCGTTCCGCCGCCCCCGCGCTGGATAAGGTGATGGTTCGGCGTAGGGACACAGTGAGGGGCAGTAGTGAACGACGGCGGTGAGCGGCGATTCGGTCCGCTCGGCAAGGCCTTGGTCATCATTCCGACCTACAACGAGGCCGAGAACATCAAGCCGATCGTTGCCCGGGTTCGCGCCGCGGTGCCGGAGGCGGACATTCTGGTCGCCGACGACAACAGCCCGGACGGCACCGGGAAGATCGTCGATGAGCTGGCGGAGGACGACCCGCAGGTCCAGGTGCTGCACCGGAAGGGCAAGGAAGGCCTCGGCGCCGCGTACCTCGCGGGCTTCCGCTGGGGCATCGAGCACGGGTACGGCGTCCTGGTGGAGATGGACGCCGACGGCTCGCACCAGCCCGAGGAACTCCCTCGC
This window harbors:
- a CDS encoding glycoside hydrolase family 18 protein; the protein is MFGRFHPRARFRALLAAACTAALGVTLLAGAGTASAGEHHAAAATGKAAGTAAATTTAAGSKVVGYYADWDVYQRNYQVKNIQTSGSADRLTHINYAFGNVTGGKCAIGDAYADYQKTYDASSSVDGTADTWDQPVAGNINQLRELKKLHPGLKILWSFGGWTWSGGFGEAAKDPAAFAQSCYDLVKDSRWADVFDGIDIDWEYPNNCGLSCDTSGAEAFKNVLAALRAKFGSSSLVTAAITADASDGGKMDSADYAGAAQYVDWYNPMTYDYFGAWDAQGPTAPHSPLTSYSGIPKAGFNTDATITKLKGLGVPANKLLLGIGFYGRGWTGVTQDAPGGTATGPAPGTYEQGIEDYKVLKTSCPATGTVAGTAYAKCGSNWWSYDTPATIAGKMAYKNQQGLGGTFLWELSGDTSNGELIHAVS
- a CDS encoding Lrp/AsnC family transcriptional regulator; its protein translation is MEELDRRIVELLVKDGRMSYTDLGKATGLSTSAVHQRVRRLEQRGVIRGYAAVVDPEAVGLPLTAFISVKPFDPSAPDDIAERLAGVPEIEACHSVAGDENYILKVRVPTPLALENLLTRIRSLAGVSTRTTVVLSTPYEARPPEI
- a CDS encoding TetR/AcrR family transcriptional regulator — protein: MNQSGPYIHQRIPTERSQLRRTDLIATGRRLFADTSYDALSMDDIARHAGVAKGLIYYYFKSKRGYYLAVVEESVAELVARAASDTGLPRAERVHRTVEGYLLYAQHNRAAFRTIVTGGVGFDTQVQALRGAVREELIATIADGAYGRREIPLLARIALLGWLSAVEGITLDWLGHQELDRAEIRELLVRMLRNTLDTIGEFVAECPSPPPPE
- a CDS encoding BlaI/MecI/CopY family transcriptional regulator, producing the protein MSEQGGAAAGRRAPGELESEVLAALWAAGRPVGATTVREQVAGDPAYTTVLTILTRLHDKRLVTRERAGRSYLYSPVQDKAGHTAAGMRDLLDRGGDRAAVLARFVSQLPAEDEQLLEQLLHGPAED
- a CDS encoding amidohydrolase, producing the protein MTESTATQADHRTVLLRGGDIHSPADPFATAMVVERGHVAWVGSEGAADAFAKGVDETVDLEGALVTPAFTDAHVHTTSTGLALTGLDLSAARTAQEALRLVREHAADRPGDRVLLGHGWDASGWPDGQPLSRTALDEAAGGRPVYLPRVDVHSAVVSTALLDLVPRVTSLPGYRADAPLTGAAHHAVRAAAHAQITPEQRTEAQRAARERAASLGIGSLHECGGPDISDEDDFTGLLSLAGQEKGPRVFGYWAERVADGKDAARIRELGAIGAAGDLFVDGSLGSHTACLHKPYADAAHTGTAHLDAADIAAHVTACTEAGLQAGFHAIGDAALSAVVDGVRAAAEKLGLARIRAARHRVEHAEMLTPETVAAFAELGLTASVQPAFDAAWGGADGMYAQRLGTERAGTLNPYASLLRAGVPLAFGSDSPVTPLDPWGNVRAAAFHRTDGHRISVRAAFAAHTRGGWRSIGRDDTGVLVPGAPADYAVWRTADLVVQAPDDRVARWSTDPRSGTPGLPDLTPGAELPVCLRTVVFGQTVFVRPNE
- a CDS encoding M56 family metallopeptidase, with product MLISLCTPLLVSLIFTLSAPWAARRLPPRTAAWTLASAAVTAAGAWLTVLAMAGFTLVGQDPEVAEEGRWSPHLLAIDTPIDRPVAAACTLGVLVCAVTVTVTTWRRVRVLVDTRRDCRDLPATGDLAVLDDPVPTAFALPGAPGRVVVSSGMLRALTPDERRALLAHERAHLHRRHHLFLLVLQLAAAVNPLLRPLARAGAFALERWADEEAGSVVADRGLVARAVARAALATKRTAQPALAATGGPVPQRVRALLAAPTPFRRGLAMVFPALMVLCCASLALAAHDMDQLFDGATTSHITTQAR
- a CDS encoding polysaccharide deacetylase family protein; protein product: MARHSGRGWYGKVLGAGLGVTMLAVGASAWTAQARSAHDSSPEAAAPAMPGSAVKQVAVTIAHASDKGTHGVNITIDDGPDPTWTPQVLDLLQEYGVKATFCMIGPEAQAHPDLVKKVVAAGHRLCDHTVSHNTAMDKASQTYQSHEILDAERMITKASGGVRPMYYRAPGGAFTPYSRRLAASHGMRPLGWNVDSKDFERPGADTIIATVEKELPNGPTLLFHDAGGDRAQTIQALRQLLPRLKEQGRTYGFPVR
- a CDS encoding acyl-CoA dehydrogenase family protein, which translates into the protein MTDRAPQLVDRQLPTEESRDLLALVRDIVQREIVPGAAAEEEAGRFPREVFTLLSGAGLLGLPYDSAYGGGDQPYEVYLQILEELAAARLTVGLGVSVHSLACHALAGYGSKEQRAAQLPEMLGGGLLGAYCLSEPASGSDAASLRTKAVRDGDDWVITGTKAWITHGGLADFYTVLARTGGEGARGISAFLVPGDAAGLTAAAPEKKMGMKGSPTAQLHFDGVRVPGERLIGDEGQGFAIALSALDSGRLGIAACAIGVAQAALDEAVRYATERQQFGHPIADFQGLRFMLADMATQIEAGRSLYLTAARLRDAGRPFSRQAAMAKLFCTDAAMRATTDAVQVLGGYGYTADFPVERFMREAKVLQIVEGTNQIQRMVIARHLAGPESR